A region of Dethiosulfovibrio russensis DNA encodes the following proteins:
- the rimP gene encoding ribosome maturation factor RimP, whose amino-acid sequence MEGKNFPKEEIRKIVESLGYEFVGLEVKKESAASFVRVYMDSLGGISVRDCEIVSRRINNWLEESGEDLLDDRYYLEVSSPGLERPLLSLDDFRRFSGKEASIRFNELVEGRRRINGIVSVSQDGSIRVENEDGAFEFPLETILSAKLKYVLEKNKKTNSNRKKKGAKKKNKRKKVREEDQ is encoded by the coding sequence ATGGAGGGGAAAAACTTCCCTAAAGAAGAAATTCGTAAAATCGTCGAAAGCTTAGGTTATGAATTCGTAGGTCTCGAGGTGAAAAAAGAATCTGCCGCCTCTTTTGTCAGGGTCTATATGGATTCTCTAGGTGGAATATCCGTGAGGGACTGCGAGATCGTCTCTCGAAGGATCAATAACTGGCTGGAGGAATCCGGAGAGGACCTTCTCGACGATCGCTATTATCTGGAGGTTAGTTCTCCCGGTTTAGAGAGACCACTATTGAGCTTAGACGATTTTCGTCGTTTCTCGGGGAAAGAGGCATCCATCCGTTTTAATGAGCTCGTCGAAGGACGCCGTCGCATAAATGGGATCGTCTCGGTGTCTCAGGATGGTTCTATAAGGGTGGAGAACGAAGACGGTGCTTTTGAGTTCCCTCTAGAGACGATTCTCTCCGCTAAATTAAAGTATGTTTTAGAAAAGAACAAAAAGACCAATAGCAACAGAAAAAAGAAGGGTGCTAAAAAGAAAAACAAGAGAAAGAAAGTACGCGAGGAGGATCAGTAG
- the nusA gene encoding transcription termination factor NusA, whose amino-acid sequence MQLGSDFIRALMQLTEERNLSQSIILGSIEAALASAYKKYKEKNLEPEVKIDGETGNISIMEIRRVVDEVKNSDAELTSEDAAALGFPGLVEGDVVKTEVEIAPESFGRIAAQTARQVIIQRLKDAEREIIFNEFSERVGDMVNGVVFKAENDQILVRISERTEAMLPREERINGETYELGSRMKFYLLDVRQTTRGPRIVVSRTHPGLLRRLMELEIPEIRDGVVEIHGIVREAGARAKVAVTTLDPNVDPVGACVGNGGSRIKTISNELNGEKIDVVIWSDDPLQYIRNTLSPAKVVRVEPVLEQEKSAKVFARPDQLSLAIGKAGQNVRLAARLTGWKVDINPLEAPEKDSMPTLQDLFEDIP is encoded by the coding sequence ATGCAGCTGGGGAGCGATTTTATTCGAGCTTTGATGCAGCTAACGGAGGAGCGTAATCTCTCTCAATCCATAATTTTGGGCAGTATTGAGGCGGCCCTGGCTTCGGCTTATAAAAAATACAAGGAAAAAAACCTCGAGCCCGAGGTGAAGATAGACGGAGAGACCGGAAATATCTCGATCATGGAGATTAGGCGAGTTGTAGATGAGGTGAAAAATTCCGACGCGGAGTTGACTTCAGAGGACGCTGCAGCCCTAGGTTTCCCCGGTCTGGTAGAGGGAGATGTGGTCAAGACAGAGGTGGAGATCGCTCCTGAGAGCTTTGGACGTATAGCGGCCCAGACCGCCAGACAGGTGATAATCCAGCGTTTGAAAGATGCAGAGAGGGAGATCATCTTCAACGAGTTCTCCGAGAGAGTGGGAGACATGGTCAACGGTGTCGTCTTTAAGGCCGAAAACGACCAGATTCTCGTCCGTATAAGCGAGAGAACCGAGGCAATGTTACCCCGGGAAGAACGCATAAACGGAGAAACCTACGAACTGGGCTCGAGGATGAAGTTCTATCTGTTAGACGTTCGTCAGACTACCAGAGGGCCTAGGATCGTTGTCTCCAGAACCCATCCTGGTTTGCTTCGTCGCCTGATGGAGCTGGAGATTCCAGAGATCCGAGACGGAGTGGTGGAGATACATGGAATCGTTCGGGAGGCCGGTGCCAGAGCCAAGGTCGCAGTGACGACATTGGATCCCAATGTCGATCCTGTCGGAGCCTGCGTCGGAAACGGTGGTTCCAGAATCAAGACCATAAGCAACGAGCTTAACGGAGAAAAGATCGACGTGGTAATATGGAGCGACGATCCTCTTCAATACATAAGGAATACCCTTTCTCCCGCTAAGGTAGTCAGGGTGGAGCCAGTTTTGGAGCAGGAGAAATCCGCCAAGGTATTTGCCCGTCCCGATCAGCTCTCTCTCGCCATAGGGAAAGCGGGGCAAAACGTTCGTCTTGCTGCCCGCCTTACCGGGTGGAAAGTGGACATCAATCCTCTGGAGGCACCGGAAAAGGATTCGATGCCGACTTTGCAGGATTTGTTCGAAGATATCCCATAA
- the rnpM gene encoding RNase P modulator RnpM, giving the protein MCLVCRRHDVPANFIRVVRRPDGTVVVDDSGRVNGRGAYLCPSSRCVQTAFRQKRLDKALKVRVPEDVYLRLLERVRGLEDGDDA; this is encoded by the coding sequence ATGTGTCTAGTATGTCGTAGACACGACGTACCCGCAAACTTTATTCGGGTAGTTCGTCGTCCCGACGGAACCGTCGTCGTAGACGATTCAGGAAGGGTCAACGGTCGAGGGGCATACCTATGCCCCTCTAGTCGCTGTGTTCAAACGGCGTTTCGTCAAAAACGTCTGGATAAAGCCCTCAAGGTAAGGGTGCCGGAGGACGTTTACCTTCGTTTGCTCGAGAGGGTTAGGGGTTTGGAGGATGGCGACGATGCCTGA
- the infB gene encoding translation initiation factor IF-2, with translation MSKIRVYELAKMLEMSNKELMEILHDMDVEATSHMSSLDVETAQQIEDLVKKSSNNERKTSKEEDKPRRGISVPEGSSIKEVADILKVSPADAVKTLIAQGVMLPASAQADDSVLTILSDAYEVDIEWAVKADDEEPHKTTLKPDFKGKNLQPRAPIVTVMGHVDHGKTTLLDTIRNTNITAREAGGITQHIGASRVSHDGKDIVFLDTPGHAAFTSMRARGAQCTDIAILVVAADDGVMPQTTEAINHAKAAGVPIIVAVNKMDKPGANPDRVKQQLSDQGLIPEDWGGDTIMVHVSAKSGENIDQLLEMILLVAEMEELKADPTVSPEGVVVEAELDKGKGSVATVLVQQGTLKRGDIVLLDSSWGKVRAMIDASGKQVKSAGPSTAVEILGLNEVPQPGERFFVVDNEKTARDAIAVKEQERRLEANKMAPRMTLEELYTKMQDGETPMLNLLIKCDVQGSIEALTGSLDKLTTDEVGINIVHTGVGGLSESDIMLASASDAIVIGFNVRPDANAKKMAEKEHVQVRLYRVIYDIIDDIKAAMEGMLAPDIREKIVGQAEIREIFKVPKVGKVAGCMVTEGSVKRGSKVRLIRDRVVYWEGELSALRRFKDDVAEVTSGYECGMSFAKFQDIKEGDVVEAYELIEEKRTL, from the coding sequence TTGAGTAAAATCAGGGTCTACGAGCTTGCAAAGATGCTGGAAATGAGCAACAAAGAGCTTATGGAGATACTGCACGATATGGACGTGGAGGCTACGAGCCATATGAGTTCTTTGGACGTGGAAACGGCTCAACAGATAGAGGATTTAGTGAAGAAGTCCTCTAATAATGAAAGAAAAACCTCCAAAGAAGAGGATAAACCTAGGAGAGGAATCTCCGTTCCGGAAGGATCTTCCATCAAGGAAGTGGCTGATATCCTCAAGGTCTCCCCTGCAGATGCCGTAAAGACCCTTATAGCTCAGGGCGTTATGCTGCCTGCTTCGGCACAGGCCGACGATTCGGTGTTGACCATACTCTCCGATGCTTACGAGGTCGATATCGAGTGGGCTGTCAAGGCCGATGACGAGGAACCTCATAAAACTACATTGAAGCCGGATTTCAAGGGCAAAAACCTTCAACCAAGGGCCCCTATAGTGACGGTTATGGGACATGTCGATCACGGCAAGACAACCCTTCTGGATACCATCAGGAACACTAACATAACGGCTAGGGAAGCGGGCGGAATAACGCAGCATATAGGTGCGTCCAGGGTTAGCCATGATGGCAAGGACATCGTCTTTCTCGATACTCCGGGGCACGCCGCCTTCACCTCCATGAGGGCCAGAGGCGCCCAGTGTACCGATATCGCCATTTTGGTGGTGGCAGCCGACGACGGCGTAATGCCTCAGACAACGGAGGCCATAAACCACGCCAAGGCTGCCGGAGTTCCCATAATCGTGGCGGTCAACAAGATGGATAAGCCAGGAGCCAACCCCGACAGGGTCAAACAGCAGCTCAGCGATCAGGGGTTGATTCCCGAAGATTGGGGAGGAGACACCATAATGGTCCATGTCTCGGCGAAGTCCGGCGAAAACATAGACCAGCTTCTGGAGATGATCCTTCTCGTCGCTGAAATGGAGGAGCTCAAGGCCGATCCGACCGTATCTCCCGAGGGCGTTGTCGTGGAAGCCGAGTTGGACAAGGGGAAGGGCTCGGTTGCCACGGTTCTGGTTCAGCAGGGAACCCTCAAAAGAGGAGACATAGTGTTGCTGGACTCCTCCTGGGGAAAGGTCCGGGCTATGATAGACGCATCGGGCAAACAGGTGAAGTCCGCCGGTCCCAGCACCGCGGTGGAGATCCTGGGGCTCAACGAGGTTCCTCAGCCGGGAGAGCGTTTCTTCGTGGTGGACAACGAAAAGACCGCAAGGGACGCCATAGCGGTCAAGGAACAGGAGAGGCGCCTGGAGGCTAACAAGATGGCTCCGAGGATGACCCTGGAGGAACTCTACACCAAGATGCAGGACGGCGAGACCCCCATGCTGAACTTGTTGATCAAGTGTGATGTTCAGGGGAGTATAGAGGCTCTTACCGGCTCTTTGGATAAGTTGACGACCGATGAGGTCGGAATAAATATCGTCCATACCGGTGTGGGCGGATTGTCCGAGTCCGATATCATGCTGGCATCCGCATCGGACGCCATAGTCATCGGTTTCAACGTTCGTCCCGACGCCAACGCCAAGAAAATGGCGGAGAAAGAGCACGTCCAGGTCCGTCTCTACCGGGTCATATACGATATTATCGATGACATCAAGGCGGCTATGGAGGGAATGCTTGCCCCGGACATAAGGGAAAAAATAGTCGGTCAGGCGGAGATCAGGGAGATCTTCAAGGTTCCCAAGGTAGGAAAAGTCGCCGGATGTATGGTGACGGAGGGATCCGTCAAGAGAGGTTCTAAGGTAAGGCTGATAAGGGACAGAGTGGTCTACTGGGAGGGAGAGCTTTCCGCCCTCAGGAGGTTCAAGGACGATGTTGCCGAGGTGACCTCCGGTTACGAGTGCGGAATGAGCTTTGCTAAATTCCAGGATATAAAAGAAGGCGATGTCGTAGAAGCCTACGAACTGATAGAGGAAAAGAGAACCCTGTAA
- the rbfA gene encoding 30S ribosome-binding factor RbfA, with amino-acid sequence MAGFRIERVNKELQREISRLLEFSVKDENAKRAVITGVDCAKDLKSAKVYFTTISPEDRRSVSESLKKVRTFLRSSLAQSLRIRTVPELRFIYDTSGEYGRSIDRLLDMVVTHEENTDYVEGDDGERE; translated from the coding sequence ATGGCGGGATTTCGAATAGAGAGAGTCAATAAAGAACTTCAAAGGGAAATATCCCGTCTCCTGGAGTTCTCCGTAAAGGACGAAAATGCCAAAAGAGCGGTTATAACCGGAGTCGACTGCGCTAAAGATTTGAAATCGGCGAAAGTCTATTTCACCACTATCTCCCCGGAAGATCGTCGTTCTGTTTCGGAGTCCTTGAAAAAAGTGAGGACTTTTCTCCGGTCCTCTCTCGCTCAGAGCTTGAGGATTAGGACGGTTCCCGAGTTGCGCTTCATCTACGATACAAGCGGGGAATACGGAAGGTCCATCGATAGACTTCTAGATATGGTGGTAACTCATGAAGAGAATACCGATTATGTCGAGGGTGACGATGGAGAACGAGAATAA